Proteins found in one Synechococcales cyanobacterium CNB genomic segment:
- a CDS encoding DUF4147 domain-containing protein, producing the protein MQSSLMPRFVRQAETLRPSAECLVRAVVASCDPARLVREGWPGDFRVAGSVVLVAVGKAAPAMAAAAYECLGDAPTEGVAVFPSGVPGTDRLAALGVEAFEADHPVPTARNLHAAARVAALVESMPSDGTLLLLLSGGASAMLTLPTEGLTLDDLAAVTRALLRAGAPIDELNAVRKHCERLKGGGLARLASPRLVQALILSDVVGDRLDVIGSGPTAPDPATYAEALDVLQRRGVIDASHTVTEHLRSGAAGRLPETLKPGDAAFVRVRNSIIGGNETALSAAATRLASEAFRVVAVERGVTGEADEIGRELARRIRAIPAADRPACVLLGGETTVTVGEARGIGGRNQELALAAAIELDGEPGLGVLAFATDGRDGPTDAAGGFVTGTTAADARARNLDLPFALREHNSHVALDALGCLIRTGPTGTNVNDIAVGYALCTGPGG; encoded by the coding sequence ATGCAGTCAAGCCTCATGCCGAGATTCGTCCGACAAGCCGAAACCCTTCGCCCCTCGGCCGAGTGCCTGGTGCGAGCGGTGGTTGCATCGTGCGATCCCGCCCGGCTTGTTCGGGAGGGCTGGCCGGGCGATTTCAGGGTTGCAGGCTCCGTGGTGCTGGTGGCGGTGGGAAAAGCCGCTCCGGCGATGGCAGCTGCCGCGTACGAATGCCTTGGTGACGCGCCGACGGAGGGCGTGGCGGTCTTTCCGTCGGGAGTGCCCGGGACGGATCGCCTCGCGGCCCTAGGAGTCGAGGCCTTCGAGGCGGATCACCCGGTTCCGACTGCCCGCAACCTGCATGCGGCCGCGCGCGTCGCGGCACTCGTCGAGTCCATGCCGAGCGACGGCACGCTCCTGCTGCTGCTCTCGGGCGGAGCGTCCGCGATGCTCACGCTACCGACAGAGGGGTTGACGCTTGATGACCTGGCGGCAGTAACGCGAGCGTTGCTTCGCGCCGGAGCGCCGATCGACGAACTCAACGCTGTGCGAAAGCACTGCGAGCGGCTCAAGGGCGGCGGCCTGGCACGGCTTGCTTCGCCTCGGCTGGTGCAGGCGCTCATCCTCTCAGATGTTGTGGGCGATCGACTTGACGTCATCGGCTCAGGCCCGACCGCACCGGATCCGGCAACGTACGCGGAGGCGCTGGACGTGCTGCAACGCCGCGGAGTGATCGATGCGTCGCACACCGTGACCGAACACCTCCGCAGTGGCGCGGCCGGGCGGCTGCCCGAAACCCTCAAGCCCGGCGATGCCGCGTTTGTTCGCGTCCGCAACTCGATCATCGGCGGGAACGAAACCGCGCTCAGCGCTGCGGCGACTCGGTTGGCCTCTGAGGCCTTTCGCGTTGTTGCGGTCGAGCGCGGGGTTACGGGCGAAGCGGACGAGATCGGACGCGAACTCGCGAGGCGGATTCGGGCGATCCCCGCTGCCGACCGACCGGCATGCGTCCTGCTCGGGGGTGAGACGACCGTGACCGTGGGCGAGGCGCGAGGGATCGGTGGACGGAACCAGGAGCTGGCCCTCGCGGCCGCGATTGAACTCGACGGGGAGCCTGGACTTGGCGTGCTCGCCTTCGCCACAGACGGGCGCGACGGCCCGACCGACGCCGCAGGGGGCTTTGTCACCGGGACAACCGCAGCGGACGCCCGCGCGCGCAACCTTGATCTCCCATTTGCGCTCCGCGAGCACAACAGCCATGTCGCGCTCGACGCCCTCGGCTGTCTGATCCGAACCGGACCGACCGGCACGAACGTCAACGACATCGCGGTCGGCTACGCTCTCTGCACCGGACCCGGAGGCTGA
- a CDS encoding DUF2752 domain-containing protein, giving the protein MALELWRTHGGDAPITCTLRRATGIPCGTCGSTRAVFSLAQGDAASALRYNPFVTIGGAALAGVGVMRIGFGKRLNLGLGTHGRRIAWCLVGAAFIANWAYIIAYHRGIVADPAEIRTAAALPPSTPLPQP; this is encoded by the coding sequence ATGGCGCTGGAACTCTGGCGCACGCACGGCGGCGATGCCCCGATCACCTGCACCTTGCGCAGGGCAACCGGCATCCCCTGCGGCACCTGCGGTTCCACGCGGGCAGTGTTCTCCCTCGCCCAAGGCGACGCCGCTTCCGCGCTGCGATACAACCCCTTCGTAACGATCGGCGGCGCAGCCCTCGCCGGCGTCGGCGTGATGCGAATCGGCTTCGGCAAGCGCCTCAATCTCGGCCTCGGAACCCACGGCCGAAGGATCGCCTGGTGCCTCGTCGGCGCCGCATTCATCGCCAACTGGGCCTACATCATCGCGTACCACCGCGGCATCGTCGCCGATCCTGCCGAGATCAGAACAGCAGCAGCCCTGCCGCCATCCACGCCCCTGCCGCAACCATGA
- a CDS encoding short-chain fatty acid transporter, whose amino-acid sequence MISTLGLRISAAFRRTAPDPFVLAVLLTLVTFVLVLTRTPASFSASVSMWAGTEGVWSAGMLRFAMQMCLILVTGHALASSPPVSRMLDALAAAPRSAPKAVALVALVAASLGVLNWGLGLIAGALMARRVGAAMERRGVAAHYPLLAAAGYVGLLVWHGGFSGSAPLKVTQPSEIRDIFGPDAPFGPISLAGTILSPMNLAVTGGLLVLAPALLAMMSPRRAEDVEPASRFISAEPDPALPPEQDKPFLPRLLEDSPVVTLLLVALIAWWAWGYYLPPTDPTTGARPPSGITQLTPDTVNMTMLMLGLLLHGTPRRYVRAVERAASGCAGIILQFPLYAGIMGLMAGSGLTVQMARAIADTSSPTTLPFLTFVSAAIVNLFVPSGGGQWAVQGPIAMHAAADAGVDPAKMVMAVAYGDQLTNMLQPFWALPLLAITGVKARDIVGYTAIVMVAAGAWMAAGLLLF is encoded by the coding sequence ATGATCTCCACACTCGGCCTCCGCATCAGTGCGGCCTTCCGTCGCACCGCGCCCGACCCGTTCGTACTGGCCGTGCTGCTCACGCTCGTCACGTTCGTGCTCGTTCTCACGCGAACGCCGGCGTCTTTCTCGGCCTCGGTCTCGATGTGGGCTGGCACGGAGGGGGTCTGGTCAGCGGGGATGCTGCGGTTCGCGATGCAGATGTGCCTGATTCTCGTGACCGGGCACGCGCTGGCGTCCAGCCCTCCTGTCTCGCGCATGCTGGACGCATTGGCCGCTGCTCCGCGGTCCGCACCGAAGGCAGTTGCGCTGGTCGCCCTCGTTGCGGCCTCGCTGGGCGTGCTGAACTGGGGACTGGGGCTGATCGCCGGCGCGCTCATGGCTCGGCGGGTCGGCGCGGCCATGGAGCGTCGCGGGGTCGCGGCCCATTACCCTCTGCTCGCCGCAGCCGGCTACGTCGGCCTGCTGGTCTGGCATGGCGGGTTCTCCGGCAGCGCGCCGCTCAAAGTCACGCAGCCGAGCGAAATCCGGGACATCTTCGGGCCGGATGCTCCATTCGGGCCGATTTCACTGGCCGGCACGATCCTCAGCCCGATGAACCTGGCCGTGACGGGCGGGCTGCTGGTGCTCGCGCCTGCGTTGCTGGCGATGATGTCGCCGCGGCGAGCCGAGGACGTCGAGCCTGCATCCCGGTTCATCTCGGCCGAGCCTGATCCCGCGCTGCCTCCCGAGCAAGACAAACCATTCCTTCCCCGCCTGCTCGAAGACTCGCCAGTTGTCACGCTCTTGCTCGTCGCCCTGATCGCGTGGTGGGCGTGGGGGTACTACCTGCCGCCGACAGACCCGACAACCGGCGCTCGGCCTCCTTCGGGCATCACGCAGTTGACGCCCGACACGGTCAACATGACCATGCTCATGCTTGGGCTGCTGCTGCACGGCACGCCGCGCAGGTACGTCCGTGCAGTGGAGCGGGCGGCGTCGGGGTGCGCCGGGATCATCCTGCAGTTCCCGCTCTACGCGGGAATCATGGGGCTGATGGCAGGCTCCGGCCTGACGGTGCAGATGGCACGGGCAATCGCGGACACGTCCAGCCCGACGACGCTGCCGTTCCTGACGTTCGTCAGCGCGGCGATCGTCAACCTGTTCGTGCCGTCGGGCGGTGGGCAGTGGGCGGTGCAGGGTCCGATCGCCATGCACGCCGCCGCCGACGCGGGCGTTGATCCGGCGAAGATGGTGATGGCGGTCGCCTACGGGGACCAACTGACGAACATGCTCCAGCCGTTCTGGGCCTTGCCGCTCCTGGCGATCACGGGGGTGAAGGCACGCGACATCGTTGGCTACACGGCCATCGTCATGGTTGCGGCAGGGGCGTGGATGGCGGCAGGGCTGCTGCTGTTCTGA
- a CDS encoding aminotransferase class I/II-fold pyridoxal phosphate-dependent enzyme, which produces MAAPTVADRLAPFGTTIFAEMTALALRHNAINLSQGFPDFDGPAFVKDAAKAALDAGHNQYARTLGVPPLNEAIADWFRRGGGRPVDPTTEVTVTSGCTEALAACFLGLLNPGDEVILFEPFYDSYRAGVALAGGVARFVTLRPGADRRFAFDEDELSSAFGSRTRALVLNTPHNPTGKVFTRGELALIASLCERNGVTVISDEVYERLTFDADRPHVSIASLPGMTERTIVCSSLGKTFSLTGWKIGWTIAPPNLTACVRAAHQFLTFATATPLQHGAAVALSDPSSEPYVRGLVAEYRAGRDFLADALASLGFGVHRPDGTYFIMADHTPVSRRLGLADDVVFCRNLTAEVGVAAIPPSVFYEHKECGRPFVRFAFCKRRKTLEEAVRRLRLALG; this is translated from the coding sequence ATGGCAGCGCCGACCGTCGCCGATCGCCTCGCACCGTTCGGAACCACGATCTTCGCCGAGATGACCGCGCTTGCCCTGCGCCACAACGCGATCAATCTCTCCCAGGGTTTCCCCGACTTCGACGGGCCGGCGTTCGTCAAGGACGCTGCCAAGGCCGCGCTGGATGCCGGTCACAACCAGTACGCCCGCACCCTCGGCGTGCCGCCCCTCAACGAGGCGATCGCGGACTGGTTCCGGCGCGGCGGAGGACGGCCGGTCGATCCGACCACCGAGGTCACTGTCACGAGCGGCTGCACGGAGGCTCTCGCCGCGTGCTTCCTCGGTCTGCTCAACCCCGGCGACGAAGTGATCCTCTTCGAGCCGTTCTATGACTCGTACCGGGCGGGCGTCGCGTTGGCGGGCGGCGTCGCGCGGTTCGTCACGCTTCGGCCCGGGGCGGATCGCCGGTTTGCATTCGACGAGGACGAACTGAGCAGCGCCTTCGGGTCGCGCACTCGGGCCTTGGTGCTGAACACCCCGCACAACCCGACTGGCAAGGTCTTTACGCGCGGCGAACTGGCCCTGATCGCGTCCCTCTGCGAGCGGAACGGCGTGACGGTGATCTCGGACGAGGTCTACGAGCGATTGACATTTGACGCGGACAGGCCGCACGTGTCGATCGCGTCGCTGCCGGGCATGACTGAGCGGACGATCGTGTGCTCAAGCCTCGGCAAGACGTTCAGCCTGACGGGGTGGAAGATCGGCTGGACGATCGCGCCGCCGAACCTGACGGCCTGCGTGCGGGCGGCGCACCAGTTCCTGACGTTCGCGACCGCGACGCCGCTGCAGCACGGTGCTGCGGTCGCGCTGAGCGACCCATCGAGTGAGCCGTATGTTCGGGGCCTCGTCGCGGAGTACCGGGCGGGCCGGGACTTTCTCGCCGATGCCCTCGCGTCGCTCGGTTTCGGCGTACATAGGCCTGACGGAACATACTTCATCATGGCCGATCACACGCCGGTCAGCCGTCGTCTGGGTCTCGCAGACGACGTGGTGTTCTGCCGCAACCTGACGGCCGAGGTCGGCGTCGCAGCCATCCCGCCGAGCGTCTTCTACGAGCACAAAGAGTGCGGCCGACCGTTCGTCCGCTTCGCGTTCTGCAAGAGAAGGAAAACGCTGGAGGAGGCGGTGCGGAGGCTGCGGCTCGCGCTGGGCTGA